In Plodia interpunctella isolate USDA-ARS_2022_Savannah chromosome 4, ilPloInte3.2, whole genome shotgun sequence, the sequence tttcgcTTGCCCTGGGCGTTGGGGCGTCAGAGCCCTTCCGGATCGGCCGGCGGCGTAGGAACTGACGCTAAAATtgttatccttacatattataaaacaaattcctgCGAGTACGAGAGATaccgcgtttgtctgtctgttcgcgataaactcaaaaattaatgcacggattttcatgcggttttcacgaatagatagtgtgaaggtttaggtgtataattcattatgtttttacgcAAGCGAAGCCAAATCGAGCCGCTAGTATAATTAATGTTTGGTTTTGCAGATACAAAGAAGGGCGCGTCATCCTGGAACGGGCTTTAGTGACGGAGAGCGACGGCATCGAGGAAATACAAGTGAACAACGACGActaatatacacatacatacacaagtttttttgtaattatttgcaCACAGAGTAGAAAGGATCTATTTATAAGATACAGATAGAATCGGAAACAGTACCATGTCTTTATTAATTACGGGGTAGACTGAGCCGAGGGTTGCGAAACTACGCAATGAtcgcgcattcgcgtcggcttCTGTCCGCTTTCGCtgatagtgtggagctggcattgtTTCCAACTCGTAAGGAAATTATACAAATCTTCCtcaattattgttaatttaattattcctacaatttattttccaataattAACGCCAGATTTCAGTAGGTACTTGAATGGTTTCCTAGTAGTTGACCTTGATtctctgtatatttttaagtcatttgataaaatgatataaaatgaatttatgtaTGAATTATATTGGAACTAAATCGGTGTTGACTAGTTTCATGTTATCTCATAAGTgtgcaattaatattattagttttacgCACTGTCTTAGTAAATTTATGGTAAAAAAACACGATATGAcgttagttatataaataattaaagggTTTAATTGACAACATCGTATTAagactttttattttggatttcgaaaatattgttttttttttcatagcttTAAGTTTTgaacttcaaaattattatggtGAAATCGAAGCAACAAGGCATGgatatttttctcatagatacaaaatatttttgtacaattcaAAATCAATTGAACATTTTCTCAATTCAACTCTTACTCTGCGAATTATACATTTGGGGCCTGTTTCaacgcttgctgataaagtatcagtGTATGTCTTAAATTCAACATATAAAACAGCGCTAGATTGTGTTTCGGTCTAACTAGCCAGTCCTGATTTGTCTAGCAGTTAGTTTAtatgtcagattacaatatattttaaaaggaaGTGTGGAAACAGGCTCTTAATCTCTTAATCAATTCAAATATGGAATGtactaaaatatgtacaataatGATTTAACTGCACATCAGTGTAAggtacagttaacagcacatcaacctacccaaattcggttcatgcaggataacttgatgtgctgttgagtGTACCACTTCGCGCAAATAACTTGCTGCCTTGCAACTATCAGTGAACCATTGAATCTTGaggttaaataaatgtgatacatacctattcaaatgtttttaaatttatgtgtcAAACATCAACCTAGGCTACCCATCGTCTGGCATTTCCTTAATGTGGGGACTGTGAAAGTACCAACATACATACAACCACATGTCGCGGTAACTGCTTTCTATCAGACGGACACTGTCACTTATCGTATTCCTAtctaatatacctatataaccCTATCTAcccatatatataattagtacaGCCGAGGACATAGGTTACAAGGAAAAAATTACTCTTGCCGTAGGAATCGACTAGAAAAATAATACGGAAAATGAGTGAAACAAACAAGtaaatatcacattttatttattattatatttaacacaACATATATCTTTAGCAGATAACATAAAACGTCTCATTTTCCTTCATGCAACTCTAAGCTCAGCTTTACAAATTGGAATAAGTATAGTATACATAAAATGCCAACGTAAAATTTCGCCTTGTGGTACAATTGAGACGTCAAAATGGcggtttaattaattgataaattcccattatttaataaattgttaattgaTTGTTGTtggttaaatataattaaaaaagtaaataagtactaTTTAATACACGGTAAAATGGCGTAACTTAAAGGAATTTAAAGTGTAAAATAGACTTCTGAAGTTTAAGTTCTTGAATATGAAGCCTAATTGGACATCTCAATTGCACATTCAGACTAATCCGTAGATAAAcggaattatatttttgtcacaagtattttttatcaagcACGCTCGAGTCATTGAgctcaattttataaaaaaaaagtaaagatCTTTTCACGTTCACTGCAGGCCTAAATGACACctcaaaagtatatttttaaagttcacCCCACAGAAATAACAATCATTCAAATGTGGAGTTTTAATTCTGATCTTGCTTATATCGATTTgcacaaatacattttttccgCTGTGAACGTGTTAGTGTTTAAGATCAATAATTacgtacataataataacattgctCGACCATAGGCCTTATTTACAATTCCAAAAAGTAATTTCATCggaataatttttcaaaaatggtCAAGTCTCTTTGAATAACTGTGAAGAGTGAAGGAAATGTATTTCCTAGTGTTTCTAGCCTAATGTCTTAAGGCTAGGCATAGGCCTCTTGTACAAAAAGTTATGTAGTCAAATAAAATCCCCAAAAGTGGAATTCGCCTACATCGCTCTTTATGTGTACGTAAAACTAGATTGTCACCTacgcataaaaacaaaaataaaaataataaaaagaaatatcgcACCATCAGCCGTAACACGGCACCTTACATAGAAGCACCTCAATTTTGTATCTGACAAGAATAAAagatgtaaaacattttttaaattcattaaaatatatagaatataaaacatatgcagtttataaaaagtaaaattgttaCATGCAATgcaaaaacaatgtttatacAGCTAAATTCTTTGAAGATCTATATGTTGACGCagatattaatgttttttaataactaaatagcGGAGCCATTCTGTCTATTGTTTCACTCATTGTTTTCGGATGAAAATCTATAttgttcattttaaaaataatattgacaagTACGGATATCGTCAATAGTTTATGACGCCAGTTCACGAGAAATAACTCGCTTTAACGTCACTGTagtacatgtatttttatttatacgtttAAGCATGTAGGAAATCATAATTGTTCATCATAATTAaacttctgtttttttttctgcgtACATAACAATGTTTAATGTAGTACCTAACTACGAtggcaattaaaaaaagttaaaaaaatgaacTACAAGGTTTGtatgaattttcaaattccTACACTATACCGACGATATACGATTGAACAAGTCTTAAGACGAGCCAATTCTGCAAACGTTGGCCGAAAAATAATCAtcgaatatttaattatagattaaaaaaaaaaaattgatgcaAAAATTTGACACATTTTCAGTGCTAGCCAAGAAATCCGCTGGCAAGTCGGTATTCCATTTTAACAcacattctttattttatgagctaatattataatcaaattgAACTGCAAACATTCGCCAAAAGAAtgagtaacaaaaaatattacattctgTTCAATTCAAACTCCCAATTCGAGATCACGTTGGTCATCTCTAGACCTCTTGTAGTACCAATTTAAAGCAATGATTTGAAATATCAGGTCTCCATTTAGTATCATAGCGCCAATCTCACAGGCGGCGAGTCGGTTTCTTTCCACCTTTCTAAGATTACAACATAATGAATGaaaccaataaatataataaatcttgtGCCAATACAAACTGCTGCCTGTGAGGCTCCCGccttataattattagttttaaactaCAAATAACTACCCACCATCAACATCAATATATTCAGCTCTTTTGTAAACTATAGTGTattcgaataaaataatgtaaaatttcatatgtttgcaaaaatatttaaagaatcaTAGGTCACTTAACCACGTTAATATAGtctaaatatacatacttaataatatattttacaaaaatgtaacacTTCGAATAAAGtgattgtatattattataacaggTAAACTTTTGACatcctaaaataatatttagaaaagtttcacttacaaaaattaaataattgcataaaataatacatggTAGTTGATATACATTATGTGTCACAaagatattacatatattatttatttttttagaaatgatttcattattattaacataatgCAGCCatgtttaaattacataaaataaaacacggaGGATGCCAGATTTACTTATTTCCGTAACAGGAAAgcacttaaaatattaataatgtgaTGACACATTCTGTGTGACTTTATACACAAggaataaatatgaatttaatacaaatataggtagtgtttttttaatttcgctgTATATACCCAGTAATCataactaaaaacaaatattgtatgtcttactgaatcaatttaaaaagacTGTTATACTTTTAAAACGTCAGGGTAATAAAATTCCTTAAATTAGGTACAGTTAAAATTACCATCAGCGATAATGGTTTGAAAATCTACAAACTTGAATCCCTACTAATCTTTATAAAGCTTTCTTTCAATTCTGTAGGTGTGATTTATAAAAAGGGAACACCCCTGATTGTGGGCGAGTTTGGTGTTGGTTCTTTTCCCAAGCCGGTTAGTTGCTTCACCGCTTGGATGTACTCCAGCACGGCCATGTATATGAACTTGTACTGCGCCTCGTTCTGGACCATACCGGACCTCTGGTCGCGCACCATCTGCACCGTGCGGTGTATATCTATCTCGCAATCGAACCCCTCTTTCCTTATTTGGTCGAGAATCATGTCGATCACAATGAACGTACCGGTCCTGCCGATACCCGCGGAGCAATGTACGCACACCACGGCCTGCATCGGCGGCTCCGGCCCCGTCATGATCTGCTGCAGCCTGCTGTTGACGTCCAGCAGGATGTTCAACACCCGGCCGGGCTCCGAAGGCACCCCGTGGTCCGGCCAAGCcgtgaaatgaaaatgatatattGTACGCTTCGCGTTCGGCTCGTCATTCTTCGTGACCGCGAACCGCCGCAACGTGTAGTCTTGCGTCGAAGACTCCGATTCGttgtaaattgaatatttcttCAGCACCTCAGTCTTGTTTAGATCGGGCCAGTACCGCTCGCATTTCACTTTGCCGCGCTCGATCTCCTTGGTCGTCATAATGATTATGCGGACGTCCTCTTGCCAGATCATGGACCAGAATTGATGAATGGTGGTCGAGAGGCAGCCCTGGGTTGCTATGTAAGTTTTGTTGTAGACGTTTTCGGCGACGAGACTCTCGACCTTAGCGGCCGCCTTCGGGATGGTGGTGTTGACGTAGTTGGGGTTGGAGCGCAGCACGCTGGGCTCGAACGGGGGCGCGGCGGGCCGCGGCGCGATCTCCTCCGCCACCACCACAGACTTGTCCTTGCTCCTGCCCGGTGGCGAGCCATTCTCGTTACTGCCGTTGCTACAATCCTGCGAGTCGGAATTACAATCGATGCTATCGCACCGAATGTAATTCGCGTTTATGTAGTCCGAACCCGGCGGAGCGTCGTGTGGTATATCTTTCAAGACGACCCTCGTATGATCGAAAGGgataatgtttttgtatctGTTTTTCCTAATATTTTCTGGTTTGGAACCCTCCATCCTGTCGAACTGGAAGTTCTCCATCATCTGCAGCGTCTCGAATTCCTCCCAGAAACCTTGTTTGTACGCCATACTTTCGATGGGACCTTCGTTTTCCTTTTGTAGTTGTTTTACTCTCGTATGGAAGTGGCGGACTTGTATTCTCGTGGCGTTGAACGGCTGGATAAGTCTAAGGACTTCGCCTGAAGTTTCTACCATGGGAAAGTTTCTGTAGTGCTCTATGAGACTGACGAGATCATTGAATTGCTTGCCGCCGCCGACGTCGTACTTGTTGTCCTGCCGCCGGATGATGACGTGCGTGACCCGGTCCCTGGTCCTCACGGACAGCACGAAGTCGCCCGGTTGCCGCTGAGACTCTCGGACGAGGAACGAGCCATTCTTTCCATTCTCGAGCATCATTTTCTCAGCTTCCTTGGCGGTAAGTTGCCCGTGATACCACCGCTCCGTGGTAGGGTCGGCGCAGTTTAGGGGCGTTTTTAATCTAATAACATTTCCGTTTTTCTCGCGCAGTTGGCCCTGATTGTCTATGTAGTATTGCACGAGTTCGGAGAGGGTCGCGAACTTCTCTCCTCCATATAGGTCGAGGAATTCGCCGTTGTTCTGTATCTTGATGTGCGTGACCTCGTCGCCGCGACGCACGGAGAGCGTGAAGTCCCCCTTGTTGCTCATGCTGGGCCGCGCCAAGAAGTACCCGTCCCTCCCGCACTCCATCAGAAGCTTCTCCGCGTCCACTCCGCTCAGCGACGGGTGGAACCATCTTCGCGTGATCATCTTACACTAACAAAAAGCACCGATACTTACACTACGACACTATCAGATTAATTTTCTTCTGTCTCGGTTTTCAAGGCTCCATGCATCTTCTCCAGTCATCTGAAATGAAGTACAAGTATTCTATAATTAACTACTGCGTACAAAACAACTGAATTTGAATGGTTTTACCTACAAGTGTATGTGTGTagtgtaatatttgtttgttttccgTAAATAACTTAGTTACGGTTTCTGAGAAACAAGAGATTTGAAGAGCAATAAGTCGGGAAACAATATAACAGTCGTCAAACAATACGGTACCTATTGTGAGGTATATCTctatagtaattaaatattgttatttatatagttgtaTTGTAGTACACATAAACAGACACACGTCAACCTACTCAAGGACTTTGCATAAGGTTTTTAGTCATTAGGTATATTCTGTGGCATGAGTATAGCATATATATGTTAACaaattctttataatttaagtttgttGTGGTTTGATCTTTCTCTCATtatgatgagagagagatattacaaaatcaaatcatttattcagaaattaggccttcacaggcactttttcacgtcatattctaaattaaatgatgtttaccaaagctacaaactactagcatttcggaatgatcactgctgagaagaaatgccgaaagaaactaattcaaacagtgttggtccctattatgccagaagggcttttttaaatacaaattcatgtatAATTTCTCAGTAACAGAAggcaaattattatattaatcccTAATATGAATAATGCAAGCAAGACTCCTATGACTcggtaatatattatttatctaattccATAAAAGTCATACAAGAGTTTATAACTAAGtcatcagaaaaaatatatattatttaccccGTAACATATCTGGTGCAAAGATGCCTAACTCATGGCATTGTCATGCTGTATTGCGATGGCCATTCTCAGCACCAGATAACACTTGGAGCAGGGATCACCATTCCCCATCGCCCCACGCCTACTCCCAACAAACTACGGCCTCCACAGCAAAAAGTATATTGAGTCTCCACAGctgtatatttacattttattttttgtgttattgagtgactgacagacatggcacagccgaaactactgggcgtagaaagctgaaatttggtgtgtaggttcctaagACAGTGTAGAGGAGCACAAAGAAAGaatttcctgaaatttccaCAGGAATCAGATATTTGCTCATATAcaaagttgtgggcaaaaagTTTAgccaatttaatatatatataggcaaaaatatttacaagactATGACTGATAATTATACCACTTTCTGCTACTTTTATGAAATAGCTATTATATCCATATGcacaataacatttaaatttgaagaaCTTTCAGTTCAAGTCAATttgaaaacatacaaacttaacagttttcttttgtactaaaatacaaattcatcTAGTAAATATTTCTCTAGTCTATTATGGTTAATCACATCACTGTTAAGtatagaaatttatataaagtatatggggattggataaaaagtacttattccaaaaatgtatgtattggTCAAGATGGACAAGTAGACCAGTCGCTGTTGGCATCATctattgtgtttgtttatcaGCGTGTATTTCTGTAACTATTTTTCTCATATATGGGTTTTAGTTCAACAATAGGCCTGCTGGAACAAGCTCAGTGGAATACTGAAAAGACACCCAATTTTTGTTAGGCTTTGGAAATGCACATGAATGAGCTACTACCTCTATTTTGTACTACTTTttgataagtaggtacctatttagtaGCTGGCTATACCAATTATCATATTgagatgtgtgtatgtataaatatttcagaaacGATGTTTCTAAACAGATTCTAGCtacttgtaaaaaatgtatacaataATGTACCTGTAATGTATGAGTATGATACGAACCGAATGTACAATGCCACAAAGGGATCATAATTCCACGCTCGCTACACGACAGCAGCGAAATACAGTTGCAATTCTAAATATAGAATTATGAACTTACCTCATAAAGGCACCAATACAAGAAACAGTACACACTATTCcctataatatgaaatataggGATCGAACTACTGTTGCTATGCTGagtgaagattttttttgaaacTCCGTTTTCAAGGGCGTATTCACCAGTGCACTGACACAAAATGTACCTGAAGCTAAATATAGTGACCCAATTAAAAATAGACTGTGTTCAAGtagcaaataaacaaattatatgttacacaaaacaatttatcacaaaaagcttaaaattaactttattcgTGAGAGCTCACGGTGTCACTCATGGATTTTACTCCTTTG encodes:
- the csw gene encoding tyrosine-protein phosphatase corkscrew, encoding MITRRWFHPSLSGVDAEKLLMECGRDGYFLARPSMSNKGDFTLSVRRGDEVTHIKIQNNGEFLDLYGGEKFATLSELVQYYIDNQGQLREKNGNVIRLKTPLNCADPTTERWYHGQLTAKEAEKMMLENGKNGSFLVRESQRQPGDFVLSVRTRDRVTHVIIRRQDNKYDVGGGKQFNDLVSLIEHYRNFPMVETSGEVLRLIQPFNATRIQVRHFHTRVKQLQKENEGPIESMAYKQGFWEEFETLQMMENFQFDRMEGSKPENIRKNRYKNIIPFDHTRVVLKDIPHDAPPGSDYINANYIRCDSIDCNSDSQDCSNGSNENGSPPGRSKDKSVVVAEEIAPRPAAPPFEPSVLRSNPNYVNTTIPKAAAKVESLVAENVYNKTYIATQGCLSTTIHQFWSMIWQEDVRIIIMTTKEIERGKVKCERYWPDLNKTEVLKKYSIYNESESSTQDYTLRRFAVTKNDEPNAKRTIYHFHFTAWPDHGVPSEPGRVLNILLDVNSRLQQIMTGPEPPMQAVVCVHCSAGIGRTGTFIVIDMILDQIRKEGFDCEIDIHRTVQMVRDQRSGMVQNEAQYKFIYMAVLEYIQAVKQLTGLGKEPTPNSPTIRGVPFL